A genomic region of Fodinisporobacter ferrooxydans contains the following coding sequences:
- the xseB gene encoding exodeoxyribonuclease VII small subunit, translated as MTKHLEKTENMAGNQDPNQGQHQDPETTFETALNRLEQIVRQLESGELPLDQAIAQFQEGMQLAKVCRDRLDQAEQKIEMLVQEAGSFQKRPFQPEE; from the coding sequence ATGACGAAACATCTGGAAAAAACGGAGAATATGGCGGGCAATCAAGATCCCAATCAAGGCCAACATCAAGATCCGGAAACAACGTTTGAAACTGCATTAAACCGATTGGAACAAATTGTGCGCCAGTTGGAAAGCGGCGAATTGCCTTTGGATCAAGCCATTGCGCAATTTCAGGAAGGCATGCAATTAGCAAAAGTGTGCCGGGATCGATTGGATCAGGCAGAACAAAAAATAGAAATGTTGGTGCAAGAAGCCGGAAGTTTTCAAAAACGGCCATTTCAGCCAGAGGAGTAA
- the dxs gene encoding 1-deoxy-D-xylulose-5-phosphate synthase — translation MLLERVNTPADIKQFSLPDLHRLAEEIRQFIIDSVTKTGGHFAPNLGVVELTIALHYIFDSPSDKIIWDVGHQSYVHKILTGRKEGFQHLRMYKGMSGFPKRSESEHDMFDTGHASTSISAALGMAIGRDLKGEKNQVIAVIGDGAMTGGMAFEALNHAGHIKKDMLVILNDNEMSISPNVGAISNYLMKLRTDPYYSRAKADIQHLLNKIPTIGDKVLKTLERVKDSLKYLMVSGMLFEEIGFTYLGPIDGHDLPSLIESLKQAKQTKGPVLLHVLTKKGKGYASAEDAPEKFHAVSPPKGPTAVKSPAPSYASIFANTMIRLAETDERVVAVTPAMLSGSGLNAFYKQFPDRCYDVGIAEQHAATLCAGLACSGLKPVLAIYSTFLQRAYDQMIHDICIQNLPVVFAVDRAGLVGPDGETHQGAFDIAYMRAIPNIQIMMPKDENELQHMLYTALRQSGPVAVRYPRADGLGVRLDQELKEIPMGKAEIIRDGKELALLALGPMVELAKQTAERLEAEGIHPMVVNMRFVKPLDRELLLDLAKRRMGIVTLEEASVAGGMGSAVLEFYAQQGITDMNVHLLGLPDQFIEHGSRDALLDSIGLNVDGIAEVVKMQWPKRKKRA, via the coding sequence GTGCTGCTAGAACGGGTAAATACTCCCGCTGATATAAAGCAATTCTCCCTTCCGGATTTGCATCGGCTGGCAGAAGAAATACGGCAATTTATTATCGACAGTGTGACAAAAACAGGCGGACATTTCGCGCCCAATTTGGGCGTTGTCGAATTGACGATCGCGTTGCATTATATTTTTGATTCGCCCTCTGACAAGATCATTTGGGATGTAGGTCATCAATCCTATGTACATAAGATATTGACCGGGCGCAAAGAAGGATTTCAGCATTTGCGCATGTACAAAGGAATGTCCGGGTTTCCCAAACGTTCGGAAAGTGAACATGATATGTTTGATACCGGGCATGCCAGCACGTCGATTTCTGCCGCTTTGGGAATGGCGATCGGGCGCGACTTGAAAGGCGAAAAAAATCAGGTGATCGCGGTCATCGGCGATGGTGCGATGACGGGCGGCATGGCGTTTGAAGCGTTGAATCACGCTGGCCATATCAAAAAGGATATGCTGGTCATTTTAAATGACAATGAAATGTCAATTTCCCCGAATGTCGGGGCGATCTCGAACTACCTGATGAAATTGCGGACAGATCCGTACTATTCCAGGGCGAAAGCGGACATTCAACATTTGTTGAATAAAATTCCGACAATCGGCGATAAAGTATTGAAAACATTGGAGCGCGTCAAAGACAGTCTGAAATATCTGATGGTTAGCGGCATGCTGTTTGAGGAAATCGGTTTCACCTATCTCGGACCGATTGATGGGCATGATCTGCCGTCGCTGATCGAATCCCTCAAACAGGCAAAACAGACGAAAGGTCCTGTATTGTTGCATGTGCTTACAAAAAAGGGCAAGGGATATGCCAGCGCGGAAGATGCGCCGGAAAAATTTCACGCAGTCAGCCCGCCAAAAGGCCCGACAGCCGTGAAATCACCGGCTCCAAGCTACGCAAGCATATTTGCAAATACGATGATCAGGCTGGCTGAGACGGATGAACGAGTCGTCGCCGTTACGCCTGCGATGTTGAGCGGCTCCGGCCTCAATGCCTTCTATAAGCAATTTCCCGACCGTTGCTACGATGTGGGAATCGCCGAACAACATGCGGCTACTTTGTGCGCAGGATTGGCTTGCAGCGGATTAAAGCCGGTATTGGCGATCTATTCCACATTTTTGCAGCGGGCATACGACCAAATGATTCATGACATTTGCATTCAAAATTTGCCGGTGGTATTTGCGGTGGATCGAGCCGGTCTTGTCGGTCCGGATGGAGAAACACACCAGGGAGCGTTTGATATCGCCTATATGCGTGCGATTCCCAATATCCAGATCATGATGCCGAAAGATGAAAATGAACTGCAGCACATGCTGTATACGGCTTTGCGGCAAAGTGGGCCTGTCGCCGTCCGTTACCCGCGCGCAGACGGCTTGGGCGTGCGGTTGGATCAGGAATTGAAAGAAATCCCAATGGGCAAAGCGGAAATCATCCGCGACGGAAAAGAATTGGCATTGCTGGCGTTGGGACCGATGGTGGAGTTGGCAAAACAGACGGCAGAACGGCTGGAAGCGGAAGGCATTCACCCGATGGTTGTCAATATGCGATTTGTAAAACCACTGGATCGGGAATTGCTGCTGGATTTGGCCAAGCGCAGAATGGGAATTGTCACATTGGAGGAAGCGTCGGTAGCAGGCGGTATGGGAAGCGCGGTTTTGGAATTTTATGCGCAACAGGGCATTACCGATATGAATGTGCATTTGCTGGGGCTTCCGGATCAATTTATTGAACATGGGTCGCGGGATGCATTGTTGGATTCTATCGGATTGAATGTGGACGGAATTGCAGAAGTTGTAAAAATGCAATGGCCCAAACGAAAAAAACGCGCATAG
- a CDS encoding DUF1657 domain-containing protein: MTIATKMQQTIASAESVCASLKQFSLDTDDKQAKQMYNQLAQTMDNCVMTLKSRFNYMQQQEPQYRQS, encoded by the coding sequence ATGACAATAGCCACGAAGATGCAGCAAACGATTGCTTCCGCAGAAAGCGTATGTGCCAGTCTGAAACAATTTTCGCTTGATACGGATGACAAACAAGCAAAACAAATGTACAACCAACTCGCCCAGACGATGGACAATTGTGTCATGACTTTAAAGTCGCGTTTTAATTACATGCAGCAACAGGAACCCCAATACCGGCAATCATAA
- a CDS encoding polyprenyl synthetase family protein has product MSEIDVTLYFKEKAKEIEQALDTYLSQMEMYPEVIYESMRYSLFAGGKRLRPILAIAVAETLGVSAMSAMPFACALEMIHTYSLIHDDLPCMDDDDYRRGKLTNHKVFGDGIAVLAGDALLTYAFELMAQSVPAGLEGIGLQMIRELGQAAGVHGMIGGQVADIINEGKTANERSLAFIHAHKTGALLTASVRMGAILAKADAHTLAALTIYAKNIGLAFQIVDDILDVVGEEEKLGKTVGADANLEKMTYPSLYGIEQSRQMVYQLTTDAIGQLQQIDCDTSLLQAIAVYLVARDH; this is encoded by the coding sequence ATGTCAGAGATTGATGTAACTTTGTATTTTAAAGAGAAAGCAAAGGAAATTGAACAGGCCCTTGATACCTATCTGTCGCAAATGGAAATGTACCCGGAAGTTATTTATGAATCCATGCGGTACAGTTTGTTTGCCGGCGGCAAACGCTTGCGCCCTATTCTCGCGATTGCTGTTGCGGAAACGCTTGGCGTTTCCGCAATGTCGGCCATGCCTTTTGCCTGCGCCCTGGAAATGATTCATACGTATTCCCTGATTCATGATGATTTGCCTTGTATGGACGATGATGACTATCGGCGGGGCAAATTGACCAATCATAAAGTATTCGGCGACGGCATTGCCGTTTTGGCCGGAGACGCATTGCTGACATATGCGTTCGAATTAATGGCGCAATCGGTCCCCGCGGGGCTGGAAGGAATCGGCTTGCAGATGATCCGCGAGCTGGGCCAGGCTGCCGGCGTTCATGGCATGATCGGCGGTCAGGTGGCGGATATCATCAATGAAGGAAAGACGGCAAATGAGCGTTCCCTTGCATTTATTCATGCACATAAAACAGGTGCGCTGCTCACGGCATCTGTGCGCATGGGAGCCATTTTGGCAAAAGCGGACGCACATACTCTCGCAGCCTTGACGATCTATGCGAAAAACATTGGCCTTGCTTTCCAAATTGTCGATGACATACTTGATGTGGTCGGTGAAGAGGAGAAATTGGGGAAAACGGTCGGTGCGGATGCAAATTTGGAAAAGATGACATATCCATCCCTGTATGGAATTGAACAATCCAGACAAATGGTGTATCAATTGACAACGGATGCGATCGGACAGCTGCAGCAAATCGATTGCGACACGTCTCTCTTGCAAGCGATTGCCGTTTACCTGGTAGCGCGCGATCATTAA
- a CDS encoding DUF421 domain-containing protein produces MTFGASILMILVKAVIIFAVGFLTFRIMGKRAVAEMSAFDMVMVVVLGTIYAAPLSTTSILSTVIAGLSLTGTYLLFSYLMLNNKIRRTVMAQPTVLIHKGNINENGMKQARITIPELLSELRTHGLTAVSDVEFAIMEEVGKISVIPKSSERPVRPSDLMLATKPEELRTPVIVEGEIMDDNLVLAGYSRNWLDQQLKMQGLGIDQLDCITLAEVDGIGTLKIDRNEMTLGIDPGGQQFTSAKQAQQGTMKPPQPPQMESQVTKDALRNMEKTSNEPKKQPLQHKY; encoded by the coding sequence ATGACCTTTGGAGCAAGTATCCTGATGATCCTTGTAAAAGCAGTTATCATCTTTGCCGTTGGATTTCTTACATTTCGAATCATGGGAAAACGGGCAGTTGCTGAAATGTCGGCGTTTGACATGGTTATGGTTGTGGTTCTTGGAACCATTTATGCAGCACCACTTTCCACAACGAGTATCCTGTCAACGGTGATTGCCGGACTCTCGCTGACAGGTACGTATCTTTTATTTTCCTACCTCATGCTCAATAATAAAATTCGGCGAACCGTAATGGCACAGCCGACCGTCTTGATACACAAGGGCAATATTAATGAAAACGGCATGAAACAAGCGAGAATTACAATACCTGAACTGCTTTCCGAATTGCGGACACACGGGTTGACAGCCGTGAGCGATGTGGAATTTGCCATTATGGAGGAAGTGGGAAAAATCAGCGTTATTCCCAAATCGTCCGAGCGTCCGGTACGCCCTTCTGATTTGATGCTTGCGACAAAACCGGAAGAATTACGAACACCTGTCATTGTCGAAGGGGAAATCATGGACGACAATTTGGTCCTTGCAGGATATTCCCGCAATTGGCTCGATCAGCAATTGAAAATGCAGGGCTTGGGAATCGATCAACTGGATTGCATCACATTGGCGGAAGTCGATGGAATCGGTACATTAAAAATTGACCGCAATGAAATGACATTAGGAATCGATCCCGGCGGGCAGCAATTTACCAGTGCAAAACAAGCGCAGCAAGGGACAATGAAACCGCCGCAACCACCGCAAATGGAAAGCCAAGTGACAAAAGACGCGTTACGAAATATGGAAAAAACATCAAACGAACCCAAAAAACAACCGCTGCAGCATAAATATTAA
- a CDS encoding NAD(P)/FAD-dependent oxidoreductase, with protein MVQDDKVYDITIIGGGPVGLFTAFYAGIRAASTKIIDSLPQLGGQLSALYPEKYIYDVAGFPKVKAQELIDQLKEQMSRFSPTVVLGEQVMDVEKQADGLFRLTTTAGVHVSKTVILTGGIGAFTPKQLPAENTEKFENNGIYYFIDDLEKFRGKKCVVVGGGDSAVDFALMLETVAEKVTLVHRRDGFRAHEESVRQLHDSNVEMKVFYELQALHGEEKLERATLIQNKTKQLEDIDVDVIIGALGFSASLGPILDWGLEIEDNAIVVNTKMETNIEGIYAAGDIVTYPGKIKLIATGFGEAPTAVNNAKMYIDPKSKLHPGHSSSMKL; from the coding sequence ATGGTGCAAGACGACAAAGTGTATGATATTACGATTATCGGCGGCGGCCCTGTCGGTTTGTTTACGGCGTTTTATGCCGGCATACGTGCTGCTTCGACGAAAATCATCGATAGTTTGCCACAACTGGGCGGGCAGCTTTCTGCTTTATACCCGGAAAAATATATCTACGATGTAGCCGGTTTTCCAAAAGTAAAAGCACAAGAGCTGATCGATCAACTCAAAGAGCAAATGTCCCGGTTTTCACCGACGGTTGTGCTTGGAGAACAAGTCATGGATGTGGAAAAGCAAGCAGACGGTCTTTTCCGCCTGACGACGACAGCCGGTGTGCATGTTTCCAAAACAGTTATTTTAACAGGCGGAATCGGCGCATTCACACCGAAGCAACTGCCGGCTGAAAACACGGAGAAATTTGAAAACAACGGCATTTATTATTTTATTGATGATCTGGAAAAATTCCGCGGCAAAAAATGCGTAGTGGTCGGCGGCGGTGACTCAGCCGTTGATTTTGCATTGATGTTGGAGACTGTAGCGGAAAAAGTGACATTGGTGCACAGGCGTGACGGATTCCGGGCACATGAGGAAAGTGTCAGACAATTGCACGATTCCAATGTGGAGATGAAAGTATTTTATGAATTACAAGCATTGCACGGGGAAGAAAAATTGGAACGTGCAACTTTGATTCAAAATAAAACCAAACAATTGGAAGACATCGATGTCGACGTGATTATTGGAGCTCTCGGATTTAGCGCAAGTCTTGGACCGATCCTCGACTGGGGCCTTGAAATCGAAGATAACGCCATTGTCGTCAATACAAAAATGGAAACAAATATTGAAGGAATCTATGCAGCGGGAGACATCGTCACATATCCGGGCAAAATAAAATTGATTGCCACAGGTTTTGGCGAAGCGCCGACAGCTGTGAACAATGCAAAAATGTATATCGATCCCAAGTCAAAATTGCACCCTGGCCATAGCAGCAGCATGAAATTATAA
- a CDS encoding NAD(+)/NADH kinase yields the protein MVALTRIGLIVNRSKPRAFEISREIIQIIEGNGEKVYVEAETAKALGRSDIQLPVHEFAHSVDLVFVLGGDGTLLGVARQLAHAKLPVLGINLGHLGFLAEAEPKDLHKAIERIIRRDYSLEERLMLEVEVVREGKSIGTWIGLNDVGIAKRSFGRMVNVRVFVDSMYVDEYSGDGVIVSSPTGSTAYSLSCGGPIVSPQMNAIVVTPISPHTLVSRPFLVSGEQTVKVEVCSTHNDIGLTVDGQVNVPIQCNDVILVRKSTCSTLLVKWQERGFFNVLRTKLHMNPMSEQRCEGNE from the coding sequence GTGGTGGCTTTGACTCGGATTGGTTTAATCGTCAATCGCTCCAAACCAAGAGCATTTGAGATTTCACGAGAAATCATTCAGATCATCGAGGGAAATGGCGAAAAAGTGTATGTGGAGGCTGAAACGGCAAAAGCTCTGGGCAGGTCGGATATTCAGTTGCCCGTTCATGAATTCGCCCATTCCGTCGATCTTGTGTTTGTTTTAGGCGGAGACGGTACGCTGCTAGGTGTCGCAAGACAGTTGGCGCATGCAAAATTGCCAGTTCTCGGAATCAATCTCGGGCATTTGGGATTTTTGGCGGAAGCGGAACCGAAAGATTTACATAAAGCAATCGAACGCATCATACGCAGGGATTATTCCTTGGAAGAACGCTTGATGCTCGAAGTGGAAGTGGTTCGGGAAGGAAAATCGATCGGTACATGGATTGGCTTAAACGATGTAGGGATTGCCAAACGCTCGTTCGGGCGGATGGTAAACGTACGGGTGTTCGTCGACTCGATGTACGTGGACGAATATAGCGGAGACGGAGTGATCGTTTCATCGCCAACCGGCTCGACGGCTTATTCCTTGTCATGTGGCGGTCCTATCGTCAGTCCCCAAATGAATGCGATTGTGGTTACGCCGATCAGCCCGCACACTCTCGTTTCCCGTCCGTTTTTAGTTTCAGGGGAACAGACGGTAAAAGTGGAAGTATGCAGTACGCATAACGATATTGGCCTAACGGTTGACGGTCAGGTCAATGTTCCAATCCAATGCAATGATGTGATACTGGTGCGCAAATCCACTTGCTCGACGTTGCTTGTAAAATGGCAGGAACGTGGGTTCTTCAATGTTTTGCGCACCAAACTTCATATGAATCCAATGAGTGAGCAGAGATGTGAGGGAAATGAATGA
- a CDS encoding TlyA family RNA methyltransferase: MAGSKERLDIVLVNRGFYPSRERAKAAIMAGLVVVNGERIDKAGTKVLQTADIVLKGEVHPYVSRGGRKLEQALRYFGFDMSEKIVIDIGVSTGGFTDCALQHGAAHVYAVDVGYGQLAWSLRQDPRVTVMERTNFRHLKLSDLSGTRPNTAVMDVSFISIRLLMPIIFDILEPDGVLLTLIKPQFEAGREKVGKHGIVREAQTHKEVLQTILLAAKQNHFTVEGLTFSPITGGDGNIEFLAKLVKQDPPAGDSPETRRLEQQPPTSDDLPEWIDRVVEEAHQALAKKNEEES; this comes from the coding sequence GTGGCAGGAAGCAAGGAACGGCTTGATATTGTATTGGTCAATCGCGGATTTTATCCCAGTCGGGAACGGGCAAAAGCTGCAATCATGGCAGGACTGGTCGTTGTAAACGGTGAACGGATCGACAAAGCAGGCACAAAAGTTTTGCAAACGGCAGACATTGTCCTCAAAGGCGAAGTCCATCCGTATGTCAGCCGCGGCGGGCGCAAGCTGGAGCAAGCTCTCCGTTACTTTGGATTCGACATGTCGGAGAAAATCGTGATCGACATCGGCGTATCGACAGGCGGCTTTACCGATTGCGCCTTGCAACATGGCGCAGCACATGTGTATGCAGTCGATGTGGGCTATGGACAACTGGCTTGGTCGTTGCGGCAAGATCCGCGTGTGACCGTGATGGAACGAACCAATTTCCGGCATTTGAAATTGTCTGATCTCTCTGGGACAAGGCCGAATACAGCAGTTATGGACGTGTCTTTTATTTCCATCCGGTTATTAATGCCGATTATTTTTGACATATTAGAACCAGATGGCGTCCTTCTGACCCTGATCAAGCCACAGTTTGAAGCCGGTCGGGAAAAAGTTGGGAAACACGGCATTGTACGTGAAGCACAGACACATAAAGAAGTATTGCAAACGATCCTGCTCGCTGCAAAGCAGAATCATTTTACTGTCGAGGGGCTGACATTTTCGCCGATCACCGGCGGTGATGGAAATATTGAATTTCTGGCAAAACTTGTGAAGCAAGATCCGCCTGCAGGAGATTCGCCGGAGACACGGCGTTTGGAACAACAGCCGCCAACTTCTGATGATCTCCCGGAATGGATCGACCGTGTCGTCGAAGAGGCTCATCAAGCACTGGCAAAAAAGAATGAAGAAGAGTCATAA
- the ahrC gene encoding transcriptional regulator AhrC/ArgR has protein sequence MKGHRLLKIRELITQHAIETQEELVDMLSELGFTVTQATVSRDIKELHLVKVPMDDGRYKYSLPAEPKYNPELKLKRLLMDAFVTIDRANNLIVIRMLPGNAQAVGALLDAMDWDIMGTIAGDDTILLICKTNEMAEDITERILNYL, from the coding sequence ATGAAGGGGCATAGACTTCTGAAAATCCGGGAATTGATCACACAACATGCAATCGAGACGCAAGAAGAATTGGTAGATATGTTGAGTGAGTTAGGGTTTACTGTGACACAGGCTACAGTTTCCAGAGATATCAAAGAACTCCATTTGGTCAAAGTGCCGATGGACGATGGGAGATACAAGTATTCGCTGCCTGCGGAACCCAAATATAACCCGGAATTAAAGCTGAAACGATTGCTGATGGACGCATTTGTTACGATTGACCGGGCAAACAACTTAATCGTGATCCGCATGCTGCCAGGAAACGCACAAGCGGTCGGTGCATTGTTGGATGCCATGGACTGGGATATCATGGGTACCATTGCCGGAGACGATACGATTTTATTAATTTGCAAAACGAATGAAATGGCGGAAGACATTACAGAACGTATTTTAAATTATCTATAA
- the folD gene encoding bifunctional methylenetetrahydrofolate dehydrogenase/methenyltetrahydrofolate cyclohydrolase FolD, translating to MTATVIDGKKIAHALRERLKQEVAELAAHHVQPGLAVILVGEDPASHSYVRGKEKACESLGIYSKVYRLPASVSEAELLHTIHELNESSLIHGILVQLPLPSHISESSILLAISPDKDVDGFHLMNVGKLQTGLPTFLPCTPHGVIQLLQYENIPIEGKHAVIVGRSNIVGKPLAALLLQHNATVTICHSKTVHLKNFTKQADILIAAVGKLRMITADMVKSGAAVIDVGINRVNGRLVGDVDFEEVRHVASAITPVPGGVGPMTIAMLLYNTVEAAKRLES from the coding sequence TTGACAGCGACAGTAATTGATGGAAAAAAAATTGCCCATGCGCTGCGGGAGCGCTTAAAGCAAGAGGTGGCAGAACTTGCCGCGCATCATGTGCAACCGGGCCTGGCAGTGATCCTGGTAGGGGAAGATCCGGCTTCACATAGTTATGTGAGAGGGAAAGAAAAAGCTTGTGAAAGCTTGGGAATATACTCAAAAGTGTATCGATTGCCTGCAAGCGTATCGGAAGCGGAGCTGTTGCATACCATTCACGAATTAAACGAATCTTCCCTGATTCATGGAATTCTTGTTCAATTGCCGCTGCCGTCTCATATTTCGGAATCATCCATATTGCTTGCGATTTCACCGGATAAAGATGTGGACGGATTTCATCTGATGAATGTCGGTAAATTGCAAACCGGATTGCCCACATTCCTGCCTTGTACACCACATGGTGTCATACAATTGCTGCAGTATGAAAACATTCCGATCGAAGGAAAGCACGCGGTGATCGTCGGACGCAGCAATATCGTCGGCAAGCCGTTGGCCGCCTTGTTGCTGCAGCACAATGCGACAGTGACCATCTGTCATTCGAAGACCGTTCATTTAAAGAATTTCACAAAGCAGGCGGACATCCTGATTGCCGCCGTCGGCAAACTGCGAATGATCACGGCCGATATGGTCAAAAGCGGGGCGGCAGTGATCGATGTAGGAATCAATCGCGTGAACGGGCGGTTGGTTGGCGACGTGGATTTTGAGGAAGTGCGGCATGTTGCTTCCGCGATTACTCCAGTCCCGGGCGGAGTCGGGCCGATGACGATTGCCATGCTTTTGTATAATACAGTAGAAGCAGCAAAGAGATTGGAGTCGTAA
- the xseA gene encoding exodeoxyribonuclease VII large subunit, which produces MVSGFMAKTSIETILSIGELNLYVKRLMQTDPVLANVWVRGEISNFTHHSRGHMYFTLKDDQSRIRAVMFAGKNRNLMFLPKDGTKVIARGFVDVYERDGQYQFYVEEMQPDGIGALHLAFQQLKERLEKEGLFAQERKRMLPVFPKVVGVITSPTGAAVRDIITTIQRRCPAVHVLLHPVLVQGRDAAPSVAKAIETMNQLGEADVLIVGRGGGSLEELWAFNEEIVARAIYQSRIPVISAVGHETDFTIADFAADVRAATPTAAAELAVPHLSDLLRHVDQLRDRLSATLHGMVKERRKHFERLAASSVFIRPAHTLLEKKQYVDHLENQLELVLTQLAKRLNRRLSDATQTLTACDPKHRIAKASGETRLLQQRLVKAVQERYHTGERNFERLLDKLEMLNPLHAMRRGFSLTFKDRKATQMVKSLRDVQPGDIVHVRLQDGMLDCQVWGMEEIDDDETSGKNGEYGGQSRSQSRPTSRSGNNV; this is translated from the coding sequence ATGGTTAGCGGCTTTATGGCAAAAACCAGCATAGAAACGATTCTATCCATCGGCGAACTCAATCTGTATGTAAAGCGGCTCATGCAAACAGATCCTGTTCTTGCAAATGTTTGGGTCCGTGGAGAGATTTCCAATTTTACTCACCACAGCCGCGGGCATATGTACTTTACTTTGAAAGATGATCAAAGCAGGATACGGGCCGTGATGTTTGCAGGCAAAAATCGAAATTTGATGTTTTTGCCGAAAGATGGAACAAAAGTAATTGCAAGAGGTTTTGTCGATGTCTATGAACGGGATGGACAGTATCAATTTTATGTTGAAGAAATGCAGCCGGACGGGATTGGCGCATTGCATCTTGCGTTTCAACAGTTAAAGGAACGGTTGGAAAAGGAAGGCTTATTTGCTCAGGAACGAAAGCGCATGTTGCCTGTGTTTCCAAAAGTGGTCGGAGTGATTACTTCACCGACGGGAGCGGCTGTGCGCGACATTATTACGACGATCCAAAGAAGATGTCCCGCCGTTCATGTACTGTTGCACCCGGTACTTGTCCAAGGAAGGGATGCGGCGCCATCTGTGGCAAAAGCGATTGAGACGATGAATCAACTCGGCGAAGCGGATGTCCTGATCGTCGGGCGGGGCGGCGGTTCCCTCGAAGAACTCTGGGCGTTTAATGAAGAGATCGTTGCACGGGCCATTTATCAATCCCGGATCCCTGTCATATCGGCTGTCGGTCATGAGACAGACTTTACGATTGCGGACTTTGCAGCAGATGTACGTGCAGCCACGCCGACTGCGGCTGCGGAGTTGGCAGTTCCGCATCTGAGCGACCTGCTGCGCCATGTGGATCAACTCCGGGATCGGTTGTCTGCAACATTGCATGGCATGGTCAAGGAAAGACGGAAACACTTTGAGAGGCTTGCCGCTTCCTCCGTGTTTATCCGTCCTGCACACACATTGCTGGAGAAAAAACAATACGTTGACCACCTGGAAAATCAATTGGAACTGGTTTTGACACAACTTGCCAAACGGTTGAATCGAAGATTGTCCGATGCAACGCAAACATTGACGGCATGCGACCCGAAACACCGGATCGCAAAAGCGTCCGGGGAGACCCGGTTGTTGCAACAACGGTTGGTCAAAGCAGTTCAGGAACGGTATCATACGGGTGAACGAAACTTTGAACGGTTATTGGACAAGCTTGAGATGCTCAATCCGCTCCATGCCATGCGGCGGGGATTTTCCCTTACATTTAAAGATCGAAAAGCAACGCAGATGGTAAAATCCTTGCGAGACGTGCAGCCTGGGGATATCGTTCATGTTCGGCTGCAGGATGGCATGCTGGATTGTCAAGTATGGGGGATGGAGGAAATCGATGATGACGAAACATCTGGAAAAAACGGAGAATATGGCGGGCAATCAAGATCCCAATCAAGGCCAACATCAAGATCCGGAAACAACGTTTGA